The genomic DNA CGGCCGCGGGCGTGGCGACGCCGCGCGCGACCGGCCCGTCGCCGAGGACTGGCGGACCGCCCGCGACACCGAGGGCGATACCGTCGTCGTGGTGAACGGCAACGAGGCCGACGCGGCCGTCGCCGGGGACGAGTTGCTCCTCGCCTCGGCGCCGGCACACGTCCTCGCCGGCGCGTTCGCGGCCGCCAGGGTCGTCGACGCCCGGGACGTGGTGGTGTACGTCGGCGAGCACGACGACGACGCGGCCGAGCGGACCGCAGCGGCGGCCGACGCGCTCGCGCCCGAGGACGTGAGCGTGCAGGTGGTCACCGGGCCGGACACCTTCACGGCCGGCGAGCCGACCATGGCGCTGGAGGCACTGGAGGGGTCGGACCGCATCGAGGCCCGTCGCCGCCCTCCGGGGCCGGCCGAGTGGGGCCTGTACGGCCGGCCCACGGTGGTCCACACGCCGCGGACGCTGGCGCAACTGGTCGCTCTGCTCCGGGCGCCCGACGCCTTCGACACCGACGCGGGCGACCCCGGGACGCGGGTCGTGACGGCCACACCGCGCGGCCCCGGCGGTGACGCCGTCGCGCCCCCGGCGACGGTCGAACTCCCGACGGGCACATCGGTCGGGCGGGCGCTGGACGCGCTGGGCGCGCCCGACAGCGAGGACTCCCGCGACTTCCGACCGGACTGGGCCGTCGTCGGCGGGCGGTTCGGCGGCCTGCGGCGCGACCTCGACGTGCCCGCTGGCGCCCCGGCGCTCCTGGCGGCCGACTGCGGGACGGCGGGTGCCGTCGAGTCGTTCGCGGATGCGTGCGCCCTCGCGGCGGTCGGGCGCCGCGCGGCGTTCGCGCGCGAGGCGAACTGCGGGCGCTGTGTGCCGTGTCGCGAGGGCTCGAAACAGCTACACGAGGGCCTTCGGGCGGTCTACGACGGCGACCACGACGAGGCCGGGCTGCGCGAACTCCTCCGAGCCATGGGCGAGACGAGCCTCTGTGCGTTCGGTCGGGAGGCCGCACGGCCGGTCCGGACGGCACTGGACCGGTTCGCCGGTACGGTCCGGGCGCACGCCGACGGCGACTGCTCGGCCGGCGAATGCGATGACGGACCGCGTGACGAGGCCACCGAGGGGCCCGGAGGTGTCTGGGCGTGAGCGCCGACGGCCAGCCGGACGACGGGGAAGCGGCCGACGGCGAGCGGGCACCCGACGGGCCCGACGAGGGCTTCCCGCGCGTCCCCGACCTGACGGACCCACGGCCCTCGACGCCGCTGACGGAGGACTTCCGCACCGGAACGGCCAACGACCCGCCGCGGTACTCGGCGCGCGGCGCCGACCCGGACGACGGGATGGTGACCGTCACGGTCGACGGCGAGGCCGTGGCGGTCCCGGAGGGTGCGACCCTCCTCGATGCGGTCGAGGCCGCCGACGCGGGCGACGAGGTCCCGGCACTATGCCACTACGACCGCGACACCGAGGCCGCCGAGGAGATCGGCCCGCGGACGACCTGCCGGACCTGCGTGGTGGAGACCGACGAGGGACTCGTACCCTCGTGTAGCCACCCCGCCGAGGACGGCGCGACCATCGGGACCGACACCCCGGACGCGGCCGAGGCGCGCTCGGTCAATCTCGACCTCGTCCTCTCGAACCACAACCTCCGCTGTACGACCTGCGGGAAGAACGGGCGCTGCGAACTGCAGGACGCGGCCATCGAGGCCGACGTCGAGCACCCACGCTACGGCGTCATGGACGACCGCGGCGAGTACGAACCCATCGACGACACCTCCGGCGTCATCCAGATCGACCGCAACAAGTGCATCCTCTGCAACCGTTGCGTCGAGGCCTGCAACGACGTGCAGGTCGAGGGCGTCCTGCGCGTCGAGGGCGGGGGCGCGGAGCGCCCCCAGGCGAGCGGCGAAGCCGCGAGCAAGGACGAGGACGGCGAGCCACGCATCGGCTTCATGAGCCAGGCCGAGACGATGGCTGACTCGACCTGCGTCTCCTGTGGCCACTGCGCGACGGTCTGCCCGACCGGCTCGCTCGTCGAGAGCGACTACACCGACGCGACCACCCTGCCGATTCCGGGCTTCACGCAGAAGAACTCGGTCGGCGAGGTGCTGGAGGCCGAGCCCGTGGCGACCGCCGACCGGCCGGACGCGGGCGGCGGGATGGGCGGTGACGGAGCGGCCGCGGCCATCGACGAGGACCTGTCCGGCGTCGCCCGGTTCATGGCGAAGGCGAAACGGAAGGCCCGGCAGGCCGCCCGGAGCGCGGGCGAGCGAGCCTTCCTCGAGGGCGAACACGCCGCCGAGGCCGTCGCCGCGAGGACCCTTTCCGAGGGGCGACTGTTCGACATCGCCAGCGGCGTGGCCCGGTGGCGCTCGCGCGACATCGAGACGACCGAGACGACCTGCGGTTACTGCGCGGTGGGCTGTCGCTTCGAGGTCCACAGCAAGGACGACGACATCAAGGCCGTCCGGCCGACCGACCCGGACCACGCGCCGGCCAACGACTTCTCGACCTGCGTCAAGGGGAAGTTCGGCTACGAGTTCGTCGGCAGCGACGACCGCCTCACGTCGCCACTGGTACGCGACGAGGAGGCCGGCCCCGACACGCCCGGTCCGGACGGGTTCCGGGCGGTCTCGTGGGAGACGGCCATCGAGCGCGTGGCCGACGGCCTCCGCGACATCAAGCGCGAGCACGGGCCCGAGGCCCTGTCGGCGTTCGCCTCCTCGAAGTGCACCAACGAGGAGGATTACCTGCTCCAGAAGTTCGCCCGGGCGGTACTGAAGACGCCGAACGTCGACAACTGCGCGCGGCTCTGTCACTCCTCGACGGTCGCGGCGCTCCTCCAGACGGTCGGCTACGGCGCGATGAGCAACTCCATCGACGACGTGGCGAACACGGACTGCTACCTCATCACCGGGTCGAACACGACCGAGTCGCACCCGGTGCTGGCCACTCGCATCAAGCGGAACGTCCGCGACGGCGCGACGCTCCACGTCTACGACCCGCGGAGGACCGGCATCGCCGAGCACGCAGACCAGTACACCCGCACCCGGCCTGGCTACGACATCGCGTGGCTCAACGGCCTCACCCGCTACGTCATCGAGAACGACCTCTACGACGACGTGTTCGTCGACGAGCACGTCCGGAACTTCGAGGCGCTGCGCGAGAAGGTCGACCCGTTCACGCCCGCGGAGGTCGAACGGCTGGCGGGCGTCCCGCCAGAGGAGCTGGCCGAGACGGCCACGGCCATCGCCGCGGCCGACACCTGCGTCTTCGGCTGGGCGATGGGCCTGACCCAGCACGGCCACGGCACCCGGAACGTCCTCGCGGTCGCGAACCTCGCGCTCG from Haloglomus litoreum includes the following:
- a CDS encoding NADH-ubiquinone oxidoreductase-F iron-sulfur binding region domain-containing protein produces the protein MTDATERLAVTAGRDGERRLRAAREAAPEGVVVVPVGSTGVPALEPLALATRDGETAIHATADAERCAEIATEFDGGRPHLHAHAVVEHEPGTDRLPTPEEGPLSVGRRRVLGPCGWTRIDDFGPERQPSLPADPGAVLGHAERVGLLGRGRGDAARDRPVAEDWRTARDTEGDTVVVVNGNEADAAVAGDELLLASAPAHVLAGAFAAARVVDARDVVVYVGEHDDDAAERTAAAADALAPEDVSVQVVTGPDTFTAGEPTMALEALEGSDRIEARRRPPGPAEWGLYGRPTVVHTPRTLAQLVALLRAPDAFDTDAGDPGTRVVTATPRGPGGDAVAPPATVELPTGTSVGRALDALGAPDSEDSRDFRPDWAVVGGRFGGLRRDLDVPAGAPALLAADCGTAGAVESFADACALAAVGRRAAFAREANCGRCVPCREGSKQLHEGLRAVYDGDHDEAGLRELLRAMGETSLCAFGREAARPVRTALDRFAGTVRAHADGDCSAGECDDGPRDEATEGPGGVWA
- the fdhF gene encoding formate dehydrogenase subunit alpha codes for the protein MTDPRPSTPLTEDFRTGTANDPPRYSARGADPDDGMVTVTVDGEAVAVPEGATLLDAVEAADAGDEVPALCHYDRDTEAAEEIGPRTTCRTCVVETDEGLVPSCSHPAEDGATIGTDTPDAAEARSVNLDLVLSNHNLRCTTCGKNGRCELQDAAIEADVEHPRYGVMDDRGEYEPIDDTSGVIQIDRNKCILCNRCVEACNDVQVEGVLRVEGGGAERPQASGEAASKDEDGEPRIGFMSQAETMADSTCVSCGHCATVCPTGSLVESDYTDATTLPIPGFTQKNSVGEVLEAEPVATADRPDAGGGMGGDGAAAAIDEDLSGVARFMAKAKRKARQAARSAGERAFLEGEHAAEAVAARTLSEGRLFDIASGVARWRSRDIETTETTCGYCAVGCRFEVHSKDDDIKAVRPTDPDHAPANDFSTCVKGKFGYEFVGSDDRLTSPLVRDEEAGPDTPGPDGFRAVSWETAIERVADGLRDIKREHGPEALSAFASSKCTNEEDYLLQKFARAVLKTPNVDNCARLCHSSTVAALLQTVGYGAMSNSIDDVANTDCYLITGSNTTESHPVLATRIKRNVRDGATLHVYDPRRTGIAEHADQYTRTRPGYDIAWLNGLTRYVIENDLYDDVFVDEHVRNFEALREKVDPFTPAEVERLAGVPPEELAETATAIAAADTCVFGWAMGLTQHGHGTRNVLAVANLALVTGHVGKRNAGLSPFRGHNNVQGGGGDMGTLPNKLPGYRDPTDPEVADEFERVWGTRPPEAVGLKVTETFSAIHEGDVKGLYVMGENPALSEPDIQHAEEGLSELDFLVVQDVFLTETAEHADVVLPAASFAEKDGTFTNTERRVQLVGEAVSPPGDAKPDWQILQVLARELGHGWEYESTAEIMDEIAEVAPIYGGISHDRLDAEGGLQWPCTGETDPGTRFLYEDGFNFEDGKARFVPADMGRPGELPDEEYPLTLTTGRVMYHFHTGTLTRRVEGIMRHVGESFVEINPTTAETLGIEDGDAVRVASRRGDITVRAQVTDRVGEGVVFVPMHFAEGAANVLTDETYDPTSGIPEYKVASVRVEPTEGATSVDDLAPDRPEGATDEATGDD